One region of Trinickia violacea genomic DNA includes:
- a CDS encoding GGDEF domain-containing protein: protein MDAPEDNLSFEDYAADRLWSFLCAQLATALAAYVVMFAGDAWLHGELFTRLTLVCATPVLPMAAALALAARKDSGMRSSLAALVFIAALETGIVLHGLHWQRSALIVLPAFVLIPLMFSPVLQRGWDFPLAAMLALTGPLALLAIRRLPGDTQIGIMLSMFFALASSFVTNHFARRAKRKSFRLEHQLRAFADIDDLTQLPRRRRVFELGRRILQRSERAGQPFSVLYIDADHFKSVNDRFGHDAGDRALRLIAHHIQDSMRSSDVAGRFGGEEFVALLPGTDQIDAARVAERLRKRIEDIRQFEVTLTISVGVAQHIRGEQIDRVIRRADGALLHAKGGGRNRVVIAGRPAGDDAAPAQPAHETQTAQAPLAKAPHEEPGIEPFSREWQPD, encoded by the coding sequence GTGGACGCGCCTGAAGACAACCTGTCGTTCGAAGACTACGCAGCCGACCGGCTGTGGTCGTTTCTCTGCGCGCAGCTGGCGACGGCGCTCGCGGCCTATGTCGTCATGTTCGCGGGCGACGCCTGGCTGCACGGCGAGCTCTTCACGCGCTTGACGCTCGTCTGCGCCACCCCTGTGCTGCCGATGGCGGCGGCGCTCGCGCTGGCCGCGCGCAAAGACAGCGGCATGCGTTCGAGCCTCGCCGCGCTCGTCTTCATCGCGGCGCTCGAAACGGGCATCGTGCTGCACGGCCTGCACTGGCAGCGCAGCGCGCTCATCGTCCTGCCGGCCTTCGTCCTGATTCCGCTGATGTTCAGCCCGGTCCTGCAGCGCGGCTGGGATTTCCCGCTCGCCGCCATGCTGGCCCTCACCGGCCCGCTCGCCCTGCTCGCCATCCGCCGGCTGCCGGGCGACACGCAGATCGGCATCATGCTGTCGATGTTCTTCGCGCTCGCCAGCAGCTTCGTCACGAACCACTTCGCGCGCCGCGCGAAGCGGAAGAGCTTCAGGCTCGAGCATCAGTTGCGCGCGTTCGCCGACATCGACGATCTCACGCAACTGCCGCGCCGCCGCCGCGTGTTCGAACTCGGCCGCCGCATCCTGCAGCGCTCGGAGCGCGCGGGGCAGCCGTTCTCGGTGCTCTACATCGACGCCGATCACTTCAAGTCGGTCAACGACCGCTTCGGCCACGACGCCGGCGACCGCGCGCTGCGCCTCATCGCCCACCACATCCAGGACAGCATGCGCTCGTCCGACGTCGCGGGGCGCTTCGGCGGCGAGGAGTTCGTGGCGCTTCTGCCTGGCACAGACCAGATCGACGCCGCGCGCGTCGCCGAGCGGCTCAGAAAGCGCATCGAGGACATCCGTCAGTTCGAAGTCACGCTGACGATCAGCGTCGGCGTCGCGCAGCATATTCGCGGTGAACAGATCGACCGCGTGATCCGCCGCGCCGACGGCGCGCTTCTCCACGCGAAAGGCGGCGGACGCAATCGGGTGGTCATCGCCGGACGTCCCGCGGGCGACGACGCCGCGCCCGCGCAACCGGCGCACGAGACGCAGACCGCCCAGGCCCCCCTCGCCAAAGCGCCGCACGAAGAACCGGGCATCGAACCGTTTTCGCGCGAGTGGCAGCCAGATTGA
- a CDS encoding bile acid:sodium symporter family protein, whose translation MARPKFLPDNFTLMLVGTVIIASVLPCKGEAAVAFNWITNIAIGLLFFLHGAKLSREAIVAGATHWRLHAVVLLSTFVMFPVLGFALKPLLSPLVTPALYTGVLFLCALPSTVQSSIAFTSMAKGNVPAAVCSASASSLLGIFITPALVSVMLVNHAAGSGSAWHTVGNIVLQLLVPFVAGQLLRPVIGKWLDRNRGVIKFVDQGSILLVVYSAFSEAVNEGLWHHIPPLALGGLVVVNAVLLAVALGLTALASKRLGFSREDRITIIFCGSKKSLAAGIPMAKVIFASHAGAVVLPLMLFHQIQLMVCAALAQRWGARDMSRERHAAASRNAAAPAAARR comes from the coding sequence ATGGCCCGCCCGAAATTTCTCCCCGATAACTTCACGCTGATGCTCGTCGGCACCGTCATCATCGCGAGCGTGCTGCCGTGCAAAGGCGAAGCGGCGGTCGCGTTCAACTGGATCACGAACATCGCGATCGGCCTGCTCTTCTTCCTGCACGGCGCGAAACTGTCTCGCGAAGCGATCGTGGCGGGCGCGACGCATTGGCGCCTCCATGCGGTCGTGCTCCTCAGCACGTTCGTGATGTTTCCGGTGCTCGGCTTCGCGCTCAAGCCGCTGCTTTCGCCGCTTGTCACGCCCGCGCTGTATACCGGCGTCCTGTTCCTCTGCGCGCTCCCGTCCACCGTCCAGTCGTCGATCGCGTTCACGTCGATGGCCAAGGGCAACGTGCCCGCCGCCGTTTGCAGCGCGTCGGCGTCGAGCCTGCTCGGCATCTTCATTACCCCCGCGCTGGTGAGCGTGATGCTCGTCAACCACGCGGCCGGTTCGGGCTCGGCCTGGCACACGGTCGGCAACATCGTGCTGCAACTGCTCGTGCCGTTCGTCGCCGGCCAATTGCTGCGGCCGGTGATCGGCAAGTGGCTCGACCGCAACCGCGGCGTGATCAAGTTCGTCGACCAGGGTTCGATCCTGCTCGTCGTCTACTCCGCGTTCAGCGAAGCCGTGAACGAGGGCCTGTGGCACCACATTCCGCCGCTGGCGCTCGGGGGCCTCGTGGTCGTGAACGCGGTGTTGCTGGCCGTGGCGCTCGGCCTCACGGCCTTGGCCAGCAAGCGCCTGGGCTTTAGCCGCGAAGACCGGATCACGATCATTTTCTGCGGCTCGAAGAAGAGCCTCGCCGCCGGCATTCCGATGGCCAAGGTCATCTTCGCGTCGCACGCCGGCGCGGTCGTGCTGCCACTGATGCTGTTCCATCAGATTCAGCTCATGGTTTGCGCCGCGCTCGCGCAGCGCTGGGGCGCGCGCGACATGAGCCGCGAGCGCCATGCCGCCGCCTCGCGCAACGCGGCGGCGCCCGCTGCGGCGCGCCGCTGA
- a CDS encoding peptide-binding protein: MGSRNVGRWAAGALCAAMLSFAHAQPPRSDHGGGGYHAGGMRAYGGPAAHAPRADSRGYASQRRAAGPRQDPRAAAGGSAWMGPSGIPGGHDPVYGTPIRTVSEVTRPFQRQDPNPPYMRSGSIRADITRYNEERESSHFVPRPPNQVPHPPEPSPYRN, encoded by the coding sequence ATGGGTTCTCGAAACGTTGGGCGTTGGGCAGCGGGCGCGTTGTGCGCGGCCATGCTGTCGTTCGCCCACGCACAGCCGCCGCGATCGGATCACGGCGGGGGCGGATACCACGCGGGCGGCATGCGCGCCTACGGCGGACCCGCCGCGCATGCGCCCCGGGCCGATTCGCGCGGTTACGCATCGCAGCGTCGCGCGGCAGGCCCCCGTCAGGATCCACGTGCGGCGGCCGGCGGCTCGGCTTGGATGGGGCCCTCCGGCATCCCGGGCGGCCACGACCCGGTGTACGGCACGCCCATTCGCACCGTCAGCGAGGTCACGCGGCCGTTTCAACGCCAAGACCCCAACCCGCCCTATATGAGATCGGGCTCGATTCGCGCGGACATCACCCGCTATAACGAAGAGCGTGAATCGTCGCACTTCGTGCCGCGTCCGCCTAACCAAGTCCCGCATCCTCCCGAGCCGTCCCCCTACCGCAACTGA
- a CDS encoding porin, which translates to MKAIVSRTLKTSFKCAAVAGLLAAGTAAHAQSSVQLYGQVDTWVGNQKFPGQQNAWQVSGGGMSTSYWGLKGSEDLGGGYKAIFTLEDFFLPQNGNYGRFTGDTFFSRNAYVGIESPYGTVTAGRLTTQLFISTILFNPFSDSYEFSPMVWHTFLGNTAIPTGATYTTDTGVVGDSGWNNAVQYSTPDFNGLSGSVMYGLGNTAGDNGAKKWSAQFLYFHGPFAATGVFQYVNFNNAPGDLVNPPSVAFGGSVVPFKSQYVGQFGASYDLKFVKFYGQYMYTHNDQIAGSSWHVNTEQGGVTVPVGPGTVMASFAYSRDAGGLDQTRKTWALGYDYPLSKRTDIYAAYMNDRLSGLSDGNTFGAGIRAKF; encoded by the coding sequence ATGAAAGCAATCGTCAGCCGCACGCTGAAAACAAGCTTCAAGTGCGCGGCCGTGGCCGGCTTGCTCGCCGCGGGTACCGCAGCGCACGCGCAGTCGAGCGTCCAGTTGTACGGTCAGGTCGATACGTGGGTCGGGAATCAGAAGTTTCCCGGCCAGCAGAATGCGTGGCAAGTTTCCGGCGGCGGCATGTCGACGTCGTACTGGGGCTTGAAGGGCTCGGAAGACTTGGGCGGCGGCTACAAGGCCATCTTCACCTTGGAAGACTTCTTCCTGCCGCAAAACGGCAACTACGGCCGCTTCACGGGCGATACGTTTTTCTCGCGCAACGCGTATGTCGGCATCGAGTCGCCGTACGGTACCGTGACCGCGGGCCGCCTGACGACACAGCTCTTCATCTCGACGATCCTCTTCAACCCGTTCAGCGATTCGTACGAGTTCTCGCCGATGGTGTGGCACACCTTCCTCGGCAACACGGCAATTCCGACCGGCGCGACCTATACGACGGATACGGGCGTGGTCGGCGATTCGGGCTGGAACAACGCGGTGCAGTACTCAACGCCTGATTTCAACGGTCTGTCGGGCAGCGTGATGTACGGGCTCGGCAATACCGCCGGCGACAACGGCGCGAAGAAGTGGAGCGCCCAGTTCCTGTACTTCCACGGCCCGTTCGCGGCGACCGGCGTGTTTCAGTACGTGAACTTCAACAACGCGCCGGGCGATTTGGTGAATCCGCCGTCGGTGGCGTTCGGCGGCAGCGTGGTGCCGTTCAAGAGCCAGTATGTCGGCCAGTTCGGCGCGAGCTACGACCTCAAGTTCGTGAAGTTCTACGGCCAGTACATGTACACGCATAACGACCAGATCGCCGGCAGCAGCTGGCACGTCAACACGGAGCAGGGCGGCGTCACGGTGCCGGTGGGTCCGGGCACGGTGATGGCGTCGTTCGCGTACTCGCGCGATGCGGGCGGCCTCGACCAGACCCGCAAGACCTGGGCGCTCGGCTACGACTACCCGCTGTCCAAGCGCACCGATATCTACGCGGCCTACATGAACGACCGCTTGAGCGGCCTGTCGGACGGCAACACCTTCGGAGCGGGCATTCGCGCGAAGTTCTAA
- a CDS encoding MFS transporter — translation MDMSRTAARIAVRTNVRYGVLLMLFIVTTLNYADRATLSITGSVIRKEFGVDAVQMGYIFSAFGWAYVLAQLPSGWLLDRFGARRVYAASIFFWSVFTLLQSAIGIAGSAAATVAALFVLRFAVGLAEAPAFPANGKLVATWFPTAERGTASAIFNSAQYFAAVIFTPLMAWLTHAFGWRQVYLVMGAAGIALAMVWLKFVRSPADHPRISQAELDLIEQGGGVVRAAGKSAGPTAVGSTASVASWQILKELLANRMLLGVYLGQYCITVLTYFFLTWFPLYLVQARHMSILQAGFVASIPAICGFTGGVLGGVLSDWLIKRGCSLTVARKVPIVGGMLLSVCIIGCNYVSADWVVVALMALAFFGKGIGALGWAVVADTAPKQAIGLSGAIFNTFGNTAGIVTPIAIGYIVSASGSFEGALIFVAAHALLAVFSYLVIVKDIKRVQLSSRVLVN, via the coding sequence ATGGATATGAGCCGCACCGCCGCCCGCATCGCCGTCAGAACCAACGTCCGTTATGGCGTCCTGCTGATGCTCTTCATCGTCACGACGCTCAACTACGCGGACCGCGCGACGCTCTCGATCACCGGCTCGGTCATCCGCAAGGAATTCGGCGTGGACGCGGTGCAGATGGGCTACATCTTCTCGGCGTTCGGCTGGGCTTATGTGCTCGCGCAGCTGCCGAGCGGCTGGCTGCTCGACCGCTTCGGCGCGCGCCGCGTCTACGCGGCCAGCATCTTCTTCTGGTCGGTCTTCACGTTGCTTCAAAGCGCGATCGGGATCGCGGGCAGCGCGGCGGCCACGGTGGCCGCGCTGTTCGTCCTGCGCTTCGCGGTGGGCCTCGCCGAGGCGCCGGCGTTTCCCGCGAACGGCAAGCTCGTCGCAACCTGGTTCCCCACTGCCGAGCGCGGCACCGCGTCGGCGATCTTCAACTCGGCACAGTACTTCGCCGCCGTCATCTTCACGCCGCTGATGGCGTGGCTCACCCACGCATTCGGCTGGCGGCAGGTCTATCTCGTGATGGGCGCGGCCGGTATCGCGTTGGCCATGGTGTGGCTGAAGTTCGTGCGAAGCCCCGCCGATCATCCGCGCATCAGCCAGGCGGAGCTCGATCTCATCGAACAGGGCGGCGGCGTCGTGCGCGCGGCGGGGAAATCGGCGGGACCGACCGCCGTCGGCAGCACGGCAAGCGTCGCGAGCTGGCAGATCCTCAAGGAGCTGCTCGCCAACCGCATGCTGCTCGGCGTCTATCTGGGCCAATACTGCATCACCGTGCTCACGTATTTCTTCTTGACCTGGTTTCCGCTCTATCTCGTGCAGGCCCGCCACATGTCCATCCTGCAAGCGGGATTCGTCGCGTCGATTCCGGCGATCTGCGGTTTCACGGGCGGCGTGCTCGGCGGCGTCTTGTCCGATTGGCTGATCAAGCGAGGCTGCTCGCTCACCGTCGCGCGCAAGGTGCCGATCGTCGGCGGCATGCTGCTGTCGGTCTGCATCATCGGATGCAACTACGTGAGCGCCGACTGGGTCGTCGTCGCTTTGATGGCGCTCGCTTTCTTCGGCAAGGGCATCGGCGCGCTCGGCTGGGCAGTCGTTGCCGATACGGCGCCGAAGCAGGCGATCGGATTGTCGGGCGCCATTTTCAACACGTTCGGCAATACGGCCGGCATCGTCACGCCGATCGCGATCGGCTACATCGTGAGCGCGAGCGGCTCGTTCGAAGGCGCGCTGATCTTCGTCGCCGCTCACGCGCTTCTCGCGGTGTTCAGCTATCTCGTGATCGTGAAAGACATCAAGCGAGTTCAGCTTTCCAGCCGGGTGCTCGTCAACTGA
- a CDS encoding LysR family transcriptional regulator, protein MDTLVSMKVFRYVVEVGSFVGAAERMEMSAAMASKHVMHLEQQLGARLLNRTTRRVAPTEAGREYYERLAQVLAELDEAEQAVSAASIVPQGRLRVSSLSAFGLRYLMAAVADYAAKHPQVTTEVELSDRVVELIEEGFDVAIRASPFGLKSSSLIARQLATAHIVLCASPEYLSRHGTPRTIDDLAKHNFIQYRNMPAVDWLPSGPDGSRVPIAGNLVVAHLEAQRVVVLSGVGIARLGTEVIGDDLAQGRIVPILVDALPPRELPIHAVYASRRHVSAKVRSFVDFLAERFAGKPLWPSLEEIRAAAARFSS, encoded by the coding sequence ATGGATACCCTCGTCAGCATGAAAGTGTTCCGCTATGTCGTCGAGGTGGGCAGCTTCGTCGGCGCGGCCGAACGCATGGAGATGTCCGCGGCGATGGCGAGCAAGCACGTGATGCACCTCGAGCAGCAGCTCGGCGCGCGGCTTCTGAACCGGACCACGCGCCGTGTCGCGCCAACCGAGGCCGGCCGCGAGTACTACGAGCGGCTCGCGCAGGTGCTCGCAGAACTCGACGAGGCCGAGCAGGCGGTCAGCGCCGCGAGCATCGTGCCGCAGGGGCGGCTCCGGGTGTCGTCGCTATCGGCGTTCGGCTTGCGCTACCTGATGGCCGCGGTCGCCGACTATGCGGCGAAGCATCCGCAGGTGACGACCGAAGTCGAGCTGTCCGATCGCGTCGTCGAGCTGATCGAGGAGGGTTTCGACGTGGCGATCCGCGCGTCGCCGTTCGGGCTCAAGTCGTCGTCGCTGATCGCGCGGCAGCTCGCGACCGCGCACATCGTGCTGTGCGCGTCGCCGGAGTACCTGAGCCGTCACGGCACGCCGCGAACCATCGACGACCTCGCGAAGCACAACTTCATTCAGTACCGGAACATGCCCGCCGTCGACTGGCTGCCGAGCGGGCCCGATGGGTCGCGCGTGCCGATCGCGGGCAATCTCGTCGTCGCGCATCTCGAGGCACAGCGCGTCGTCGTGCTGTCGGGCGTGGGCATTGCACGGCTCGGCACCGAAGTGATCGGCGACGACCTGGCGCAAGGGCGCATCGTGCCGATCCTCGTGGATGCGCTGCCGCCGCGCGAGCTGCCGATCCATGCCGTCTATGCGAGCCGGCGTCATGTGTCGGCGAAAGTGCGCTCGTTCGTCGACTTCCTGGCGGAGCGGTTTGCCGGCAAGCCGCTGTGGCCGTCGCTCGAGGAGATTCGCGCGGCTGCGGCCCGCTTTTCGTCTTGA
- a CDS encoding methylmalonyl-CoA mutase family protein, with product MTDLSMPQRSSGHRPPSAPRLRFVTAAALFDGHDASINIMRRILQASGVEVIHLGHNRSVADVANAALEEDADGVAVSSYQGGHVEYFEYLVDMLRERGGERIKVFGGGGGVIVADEIDELQRYGVERIYSPQDGQRLGLQGMIDDMIARASKSPRAAVNALGADVLAQLGQGSAGRFRQLAQLITALESGQADAATRAALAERAAAVQVPVLGVTGTGGAGKSSLTDELVRRFRLDYDDALTIAVLAIDPSRRKSGGALLGDRIRMNAIGDWGRGPRVFMRSFATRGAPMEIAEALPDAIVACKAAGVDLIVVETSGIGQGDAGIVPHADQSLYVMTPEFGAASQLEKIDMLDFADFVAINKFDRKGAADALRDVSKQVQRNREAWGTPPEAMPVFGTIASHFNDDGVTALYQQVAASLGAHGLRAGAGRLPRTSVRYSSERHAIVPPSRVRYLSEVAETVRAYRTRAEAQARVARERWQLREARRMLIEAAQASSAANEPKAAGVPEAVAASVATDAIDTPENAHSPSQQAIASLDLLIAARDSQLGEREKALLAAWPKTAAAYSGDEHVVKVRDREIRTTLSITTLSGTSIRKVSLPKVADPGELLRWLSLENLPGHFPFTAGVFPFKRENEDPTRMFAGEGDPLRTNRRFKLLSEGMPAKRLSTAFDSVTLYGEEPHERPDIYGKVGNSGVSVATLDDLKTLYDGFDLCAPETSVSMTINGPAPTILAMFFNAAIDQQIERLATRCAAEGREPKPDEVAAARAHALQNVRGTVQADILKEDQGQNTCIFSTEFSLKVMGDIQAYFVEHGVRNFYSVSISGYHIAEAGANPISQLAYTLANGFTYVEAYLARGMRIDDFAPNLSFFFSNGMEPEYTVLGRVARRIWALALRDKYGANERSQKLKYHVQTSGRSLHAQEIDFNDIRTTLQALIAIYDNCNSLHTNAFDEAITTPTEDSVRRAMAIQLIINREWGLAKNQNPNQGSFIVEELTDLVEAAVLAEFDRLTERGGVLGAMETGYQRGRIQDESMLYEHRKHDGSYPIVGVNTFLSAHPHEAPPPIALQRSTQTEKQSQLARLRAFQARHQGESAQMLQRLQRAVIDDENVFAVLMDAVRVCSLGQITHALFEVGGQYRRNM from the coding sequence ATGACCGACCTTTCGATGCCGCAGCGCTCGAGCGGCCACAGGCCGCCGTCGGCGCCGCGTCTGCGTTTCGTGACCGCCGCCGCGCTGTTCGACGGCCACGACGCGTCGATCAACATCATGCGCCGCATTCTTCAGGCGAGCGGTGTCGAGGTGATCCACCTCGGCCACAACCGCTCGGTCGCCGATGTCGCGAACGCGGCGCTCGAAGAGGACGCCGACGGCGTCGCGGTGTCGAGCTACCAGGGCGGGCACGTCGAGTATTTCGAGTACCTCGTCGACATGCTGCGCGAGCGCGGCGGCGAGCGCATCAAGGTGTTCGGCGGCGGAGGCGGCGTGATCGTCGCCGATGAGATCGACGAGCTGCAGCGCTACGGCGTCGAGCGCATCTATTCGCCGCAGGACGGCCAGCGGCTCGGCTTGCAGGGGATGATCGACGACATGATCGCGCGCGCGTCGAAGTCGCCGCGCGCCGCCGTCAACGCACTCGGCGCCGATGTATTGGCGCAACTCGGGCAAGGCAGCGCCGGCCGTTTCCGCCAGCTCGCCCAGCTCATCACCGCACTCGAAAGCGGACAGGCCGACGCCGCCACGCGCGCGGCGCTCGCGGAACGCGCGGCGGCCGTGCAGGTGCCGGTGCTCGGCGTGACGGGGACGGGCGGCGCGGGGAAGTCGTCGCTGACCGACGAGCTGGTGCGGCGCTTCCGCCTCGACTACGACGACGCGCTGACGATCGCCGTGCTCGCGATCGATCCGTCGCGCCGCAAGTCCGGCGGCGCGCTGCTCGGCGACCGCATCCGCATGAACGCGATCGGCGACTGGGGGCGCGGGCCGCGCGTCTTCATGCGCTCGTTCGCGACGCGCGGCGCGCCGATGGAGATCGCCGAGGCGCTGCCCGACGCGATCGTCGCTTGCAAGGCGGCGGGCGTGGACTTGATCGTCGTCGAGACCTCGGGCATCGGGCAGGGCGATGCGGGCATCGTGCCGCACGCCGACCAGTCGCTCTACGTGATGACGCCCGAGTTCGGCGCCGCGAGCCAGCTCGAAAAGATCGACATGCTCGACTTCGCCGATTTCGTCGCGATCAACAAGTTCGACCGCAAGGGCGCCGCCGATGCGCTGCGCGACGTGTCGAAGCAGGTCCAGCGCAATCGCGAAGCGTGGGGCACGCCGCCCGAGGCGATGCCGGTGTTCGGCACGATCGCGTCGCACTTCAACGACGACGGCGTGACCGCGCTGTATCAGCAGGTCGCGGCGTCGCTGGGCGCGCACGGCTTGCGCGCGGGCGCCGGCAGGCTGCCGCGGACGAGCGTGCGTTATTCGAGCGAACGTCATGCGATCGTGCCGCCTTCGCGCGTGCGCTATCTGTCGGAGGTGGCGGAGACCGTGCGGGCGTATCGGACGCGGGCCGAAGCGCAGGCGCGCGTCGCGCGCGAGCGCTGGCAATTGCGCGAAGCGCGGCGGATGTTGATCGAAGCAGCGCAGGCATCGAGCGCCGCCAATGAACCGAAGGCGGCCGGCGTGCCGGAAGCGGTTGCGGCATCCGTCGCGACGGACGCGATCGATACGCCGGAGAACGCGCACTCCCCGAGTCAGCAAGCCATCGCCTCCCTCGACCTGTTGATCGCCGCACGCGATTCCCAGCTCGGCGAACGCGAAAAGGCGCTGCTCGCGGCATGGCCGAAGACGGCCGCTGCCTATTCCGGCGACGAACACGTGGTGAAGGTCCGCGACCGCGAGATCCGCACCACGCTTTCGATCACGACGCTCTCGGGCACGTCGATCCGCAAGGTATCGCTGCCGAAGGTCGCCGACCCGGGTGAGCTGCTGCGCTGGCTCTCGCTCGAGAACCTCCCCGGCCATTTTCCGTTCACGGCGGGCGTGTTTCCGTTCAAGCGCGAAAACGAAGACCCGACGCGGATGTTCGCGGGCGAGGGCGACCCGCTGCGCACCAACCGGCGCTTCAAGCTGCTGTCCGAGGGGATGCCCGCGAAGCGCCTCTCCACCGCGTTCGATTCGGTGACGCTCTATGGCGAGGAGCCGCACGAACGGCCCGACATCTACGGCAAGGTCGGCAATTCCGGCGTCTCGGTGGCGACGCTCGACGATCTGAAGACGCTCTACGACGGCTTCGATTTGTGCGCGCCGGAGACGTCGGTATCGATGACGATCAACGGCCCCGCGCCGACGATCCTCGCCATGTTCTTCAACGCCGCGATCGACCAGCAGATCGAACGCCTGGCGACGCGCTGCGCCGCCGAAGGGCGCGAACCCAAGCCGGACGAAGTCGCCGCGGCCCGCGCCCATGCGCTGCAGAACGTGCGCGGCACCGTGCAGGCCGACATCCTGAAGGAAGACCAGGGACAAAACACCTGTATCTTCTCGACGGAGTTCAGCCTGAAAGTGATGGGCGACATCCAGGCGTACTTCGTCGAGCACGGCGTGCGCAACTTCTATTCGGTGTCGATCTCTGGCTATCACATCGCCGAGGCGGGCGCGAACCCGATCTCGCAGCTTGCGTACACGCTCGCGAACGGCTTCACCTATGTCGAGGCGTATCTCGCGCGCGGCATGCGCATCGACGATTTCGCGCCGAATCTCTCGTTCTTCTTCTCGAACGGCATGGAGCCCGAGTACACGGTGCTCGGCCGCGTGGCGCGCCGCATTTGGGCCCTCGCGCTGCGCGACAAGTACGGCGCGAACGAGCGCAGCCAGAAGCTCAAGTACCACGTGCAGACGTCGGGCCGCAGCTTGCACGCGCAGGAAATCGACTTCAACGATATCCGCACGACGCTGCAGGCGCTGATCGCGATCTACGACAACTGCAACTCGCTGCACACCAACGCATTCGACGAAGCGATCACGACGCCCACCGAAGACTCGGTGCGCCGCGCGATGGCGATCCAGTTGATCATCAACCGCGAATGGGGGCTCGCGAAGAACCAGAACCCGAATCAGGGCAGCTTCATCGTCGAGGAGCTGACCGATCTCGTCGAAGCGGCGGTGCTCGCCGAATTCGACCGGCTGACCGAGCGCGGCGGCGTGCTCGGCGCGATGGAGACGGGCTATCAGCGCGGGCGCATCCAGGACGAATCGATGCTGTACGAGCATCGCAAGCACGACGGCTCGTATCCGATCGTCGGCGTGAACACGTTTTTGTCGGCGCATCCGCACGAGGCGCCGCCGCCGATTGCGCTGCAGCGCTCGACGCAAACCGAAAAGCAGAGCCAGCTGGCGCGCCTGCGCGCGTTCCAGGCACGGCATCAAGGCGAATCGGCTCAGATGCTGCAACGCCTGCAACGCGCAGTGATCGACGACGAGAACGTGTTTGCGGTGCTGATGGACGCGGTGCGGGTCTGCTCGCTCGGGCAGATCACGCATGCGCTGTTCGAAGTGGGCGGGCAGTACCGGCGGAATATGTGA
- a CDS encoding DUF805 domain-containing protein: MHRKALRSVIGAWLRGYRNIFRFSGRETRVDFLVFLVVHYCVFYAATRGVLCFLSGENASYQVALFIIGLFSLLATLSYNVRRLHDSNRSGLLCIGYFLFAAPIVIVVSLALPPQNATNLYGPDPREGRE, translated from the coding sequence ATGCATAGGAAAGCGCTGCGATCGGTTATCGGGGCCTGGCTGAGAGGCTATCGAAATATATTTCGATTCTCCGGGCGTGAAACGCGCGTGGATTTTCTTGTGTTTTTGGTAGTCCATTATTGCGTTTTCTATGCCGCTACCAGGGGTGTGCTGTGCTTTTTATCCGGTGAAAATGCGAGCTATCAAGTGGCGCTATTTATTATCGGTTTGTTTTCATTGCTAGCCACGCTGTCTTATAACGTAAGGAGGCTGCACGATAGCAACCGGTCTGGCCTTTTGTGCATCGGTTATTTCTTGTTCGCAGCGCCCATTGTGATAGTGGTCTCTTTGGCGCTTCCTCCTCAAAATGCCACCAATCTCTACGGCCCTGACCCACGGGAAGGCCGTGAATAG
- a CDS encoding NAD(P)H-dependent flavin oxidoreductase produces the protein MALPAALQNLALPVVASPMFIVSYPELVLAQCKAGIVGSFPALNARPAELLDEWLTQIQEQLAAHKAANPGAAIGPIAVNQIVHQSNARLEHDVRVCVEHKVPIFITSLRAPAKEIIDAVHSYGGIVLHDVINIRHAQKALEAGVDGLILVAAGAGGHAGTTSPFALVGEVRRIFDGPIVLSGAIANGGSILAAQAMGADLAYMGTRFIATKEAHAVEGYKQAIINSNASDIIYTNLFTGVHGNYIRESIVSAGLDPDALPESDKSAMNFASDKAKAWKDIWGAGQGVGLMSDVPSVDELVARLKREYEEAKARLAIGR, from the coding sequence ATGGCCTTGCCCGCCGCCCTGCAAAATCTCGCGCTGCCCGTCGTCGCTTCACCGATGTTCATCGTCAGCTATCCGGAACTCGTGCTTGCGCAGTGCAAAGCGGGGATCGTCGGCTCGTTCCCGGCGTTGAACGCCCGCCCGGCCGAATTGCTCGACGAGTGGCTCACGCAGATTCAGGAACAGCTCGCCGCGCACAAGGCGGCGAACCCGGGGGCCGCCATCGGCCCGATCGCGGTGAACCAGATCGTCCATCAGTCGAATGCGCGGCTCGAACACGACGTGCGTGTGTGCGTCGAGCACAAGGTGCCGATCTTCATCACGAGCCTGCGCGCGCCGGCCAAGGAAATCATCGACGCCGTGCACAGCTACGGCGGCATCGTGCTGCACGACGTGATCAACATCCGCCATGCGCAGAAGGCGCTCGAAGCGGGCGTCGACGGCCTGATTCTCGTCGCCGCGGGGGCGGGCGGACACGCGGGGACGACCTCGCCGTTCGCGCTCGTCGGCGAAGTGCGGCGCATCTTCGACGGCCCGATCGTGCTGTCGGGCGCGATCGCCAACGGCGGCTCGATCCTCGCCGCGCAAGCGATGGGCGCCGATCTCGCCTACATGGGCACGCGCTTCATCGCGACGAAAGAAGCGCACGCGGTCGAGGGCTACAAGCAGGCGATCATCAATTCGAACGCTTCCGACATCATCTATACGAACCTCTTCACCGGCGTGCACGGCAACTACATCCGCGAGAGCATCGTGAGCGCCGGGCTCGATCCGGATGCGCTGCCCGAGTCGGACAAGTCCGCGATGAACTTCGCGAGCGACAAGGCGAAGGCGTGGAAAGACATCTGGGGCGCGGGGCAAGGCGTCGGCTTGATGAGCGACGTGCCGTCGGTGGATGAGCTCGTTGCGCGGTTGAAGCGCGAGTATGAGGAAGCGAAGGCGCGGCTGGCGATCGGGCGGTGA